One Pullulanibacillus sp. KACC 23026 DNA segment encodes these proteins:
- the ahpC gene encoding alkyl hydroperoxide reductase subunit C — protein sequence MSLIGKEVLPFTAQAYKNGEFIEVTDQDFKGHWSILCFYPADFTFVCPTELEDLQDQYPELQKLGVEVFSCSRDSHFTHKAWHDTSDAIGKLTYTMIGDPGHVLSRHFDVFVEEEGRADRGTFIIDPDGIIQAVEINAEGIGRDASTLIDKIKAAQYVRNNPGEVCPAKWKEGGETLKPSLDLVGKI from the coding sequence ATGTCACTAATAGGAAAAGAAGTACTACCATTTACAGCACAAGCTTATAAAAACGGAGAGTTTATTGAAGTCACAGATCAAGATTTCAAAGGACACTGGAGTATTCTCTGCTTCTATCCAGCTGATTTTACATTTGTTTGTCCAACAGAACTTGAAGATCTTCAAGACCAGTACCCAGAACTTCAAAAACTTGGAGTTGAAGTTTTCTCTTGCTCAAGAGATTCTCATTTCACACATAAAGCATGGCACGATACATCTGACGCCATTGGCAAACTAACATACACAATGATTGGTGATCCTGGTCACGTTCTTTCTCGCCACTTTGATGTCTTTGTTGAAGAAGAAGGCCGTGCTGACCGCGGAACATTCATCATTGACCCAGACGGTATCATCCAAGCTGTCGAAATTAATGCAGAAGGTATTGGCCGTGATGCGAGCACACTCATCGATAAAATTAAAGCGGCTCAATATGTCCGTAATAACCCAGGTGAAGTTTGCCCAGCAAAATGGAAAGAAGGCGGAGAAACACTTAAACCAAGCCTTGATCTTGTCGGTAAAATTTAA
- a CDS encoding diguanylate cyclase, giving the protein MLQKKILEQPGAFQHFFDHHPEGIIIVDFNGKFLNVNTTAINMFGYSREELMNASLKELLDVQDFERVRFDEEDESRFDLAIHHKKGYLVYVRLTCLPLVGDRQKIGWFMTFEDITVDREQSKILLNIQDMFAFISKKSQNIISSLSPDGVFTYISPTVEALLGYTPEEVIGRPSIDFNHPDDQKKLLEARNSEFIDQDTVRFTGRVRHKDGDYRWYETTVEYIRNLSGDIMQRICVGRDITARKEAEETVVHMAFHDTLTNLPNRRLFNNHVKQLLEENKDESHGLMLIDLDEFKHVNDTFGHDIGDLLLIEAATRLTGAVGDRGLAARWGGDEFTIICPNIKERSEMMGIMEKIRESFTQPFTIAHHSLSIAASIGFSISPGDGDTLEVLCKKADIAMYKLKPTAIPKKQKRKCTIKKDR; this is encoded by the coding sequence ATGTTACAGAAAAAAATATTAGAGCAGCCAGGTGCCTTCCAACATTTTTTTGACCATCATCCAGAAGGCATTATTATAGTTGATTTTAATGGTAAGTTTTTGAACGTTAACACAACGGCCATAAATATGTTTGGTTATTCACGTGAAGAACTGATGAACGCATCATTGAAAGAACTGCTGGATGTTCAGGATTTCGAACGGGTCCGTTTTGATGAAGAAGATGAATCCCGATTTGATCTTGCCATTCACCATAAAAAAGGGTACTTAGTTTATGTTAGATTAACGTGTCTTCCGCTTGTAGGTGATAGACAGAAGATAGGATGGTTCATGACATTTGAAGATATCACAGTTGATAGGGAACAAAGTAAGATCTTGTTAAACATTCAAGATATGTTCGCTTTTATTTCAAAGAAATCGCAAAACATTATTTCATCCCTTTCACCAGATGGCGTATTCACATATATCTCTCCAACAGTGGAAGCTCTGCTCGGTTACACGCCAGAAGAGGTCATTGGAAGACCTTCCATTGATTTTAATCATCCGGATGATCAAAAAAAGTTACTTGAAGCTCGCAACTCAGAATTTATTGATCAAGATACGGTGCGTTTTACCGGTCGAGTCAGGCATAAAGATGGCGACTATCGCTGGTATGAAACGACTGTTGAATATATCCGCAATTTATCTGGGGATATCATGCAAAGAATTTGTGTCGGGCGTGATATAACCGCCCGCAAAGAAGCCGAAGAGACCGTCGTTCACATGGCCTTCCACGATACTTTAACTAATTTGCCAAATCGGCGTCTTTTTAACAATCATGTTAAACAACTTTTAGAAGAAAATAAGGATGAATCACATGGACTGATGTTAATCGATTTGGATGAATTTAAGCACGTAAACGATACATTCGGACATGATATAGGAGACTTACTTTTAATTGAAGCAGCTACAAGGTTAACTGGAGCAGTTGGAGACAGGGGATTAGCCGCAAGATGGGGAGGAGATGAGTTTACTATAATATGTCCAAATATAAAAGAACGTTCTGAAATGATGGGCATTATGGAGAAAATTCGGGAGTCCTTCACTCAACCATTTACAATTGCTCATCATTCTCTTTCTATTGCAGCAAGCATTGGATTTTCCATCTCACCTGGTGATGGGGATACACTTGAAGTACTCTGCAAAAAAGCGGACATAGCTATGTACAAACTTAAACCAACGGCAATTCCCAAAAAACAAAAGAGAAAATGCACAATTAAAAAGGATCGATAA
- a CDS encoding EAL domain-containing protein, with amino-acid sequence MYKEQTRYSRLANITKVINTKRELREVLEHVVTAISEEIVQCDSVGIYLPQADGTFKGYVGKPEVINGWTLDMHIVDTEFDLLAKEVIETKKTIYIADTSKDNRPDPRAVEGFQIKSLLALPISYEQELFGLVFLFDYGIPMNLTPSEIQTVEAYVNMAAVAIQNANNLTYKENLLAEKQLLLDVNRDLSMCSTMQESIDTCFSYVGKVLNNYNPGIHLLDPLAEKRIKPAKLSKDSDWSEEDWMKTHSKMNIDQTNDAVFKEVVNTKKPILISDVFEDSRPNHELCRNFGMRGLFMLPLVSMGEVLGVIAIVTFDQEKMFYSDAKIQLAQSIVDATASTLANLLYMEKQEVIIEERTSEITVKNKELESVVLELKQISREKELILNSAGDGIFGLDLNKNITFCNPAGASMLGYENREELIGKSAQLIYNESDISASKSPDKVGINGYEEGTFIRKDSTQFPVEYVTTSIMESSEVVGYVVTFKDITERKQMEEEIKYHAYFDSLTDLPNRVLLNDRLDQGITNAKQHGEKLAVLYLDLDRFKFINDTLGHSYGDLLLQYVAKRLNHCVPQGATVSRQGGDEFTIFLPNIRMHSEVVKVVNLVIDSFSQPFKLKEHEIFIKTSIGISLFPDNGDNAETLIKNADTAMYKSKEIAGNSYHFFSEGLDTRSFESIKLENALYKALDQEELVLYYQPQINYKTGQLVGVEALLRWNHPTEGMISPEKFIPIAEETGLIVSMGEWVLRQACHQLKKWHEKGYTKITMAVNLSVRQFEQNNLFDIVKDVLKETNLSPEYLHLELTENLIIKNTELTLKTMNELKGLGTSMAIDDFGTGYSSLGYLKNLPIKTLKIDKSFISDMTKDDEAITNTIITLARNLDLNVIAEGVETKEQAKFLIERGCYMMQGYYFSPPMDAGKIVKVYLDK; translated from the coding sequence ATGTATAAGGAACAAACAAGGTACTCACGGCTCGCCAATATAACAAAAGTAATTAATACCAAAAGAGAACTTCGCGAAGTTTTAGAGCATGTTGTCACTGCCATTTCTGAGGAAATCGTTCAGTGTGACTCAGTTGGTATTTATTTACCGCAAGCTGATGGGACGTTTAAAGGTTATGTGGGGAAGCCAGAAGTGATTAATGGCTGGACGCTTGACATGCATATTGTTGACACTGAATTTGATTTATTAGCGAAGGAAGTTATTGAAACCAAAAAAACAATCTATATAGCGGATACATCAAAGGATAATCGGCCAGATCCTAGAGCCGTAGAAGGCTTTCAAATCAAATCTTTATTGGCGCTTCCTATATCTTATGAGCAGGAATTATTTGGCTTAGTCTTCTTGTTTGATTATGGGATACCTATGAATTTAACCCCTTCTGAAATTCAAACAGTAGAAGCCTATGTTAATATGGCAGCGGTAGCCATTCAAAATGCCAATAATCTGACTTACAAAGAAAACCTTCTTGCTGAAAAGCAGCTATTATTAGATGTCAATCGAGACCTTTCCATGTGCTCGACTATGCAGGAAAGTATTGATACCTGTTTTTCTTATGTTGGAAAAGTATTAAATAATTATAATCCCGGGATTCATTTACTTGATCCGCTCGCTGAAAAAAGAATAAAACCAGCAAAACTAAGTAAAGATAGCGATTGGTCTGAAGAAGATTGGATGAAGACTCATAGTAAAATGAATATTGACCAAACAAATGATGCGGTATTTAAAGAGGTGGTCAATACCAAGAAGCCAATCCTCATTTCCGATGTGTTTGAGGACAGCCGTCCTAATCATGAGTTATGTCGAAATTTTGGCATGAGAGGTCTATTTATGCTTCCACTAGTTTCAATGGGTGAGGTCTTAGGTGTTATTGCCATTGTCACATTTGATCAAGAAAAAATGTTCTACTCGGATGCTAAGATACAGCTCGCTCAATCCATTGTTGACGCCACAGCCTCCACGTTGGCAAACTTATTATATATGGAAAAACAAGAGGTTATTATAGAGGAACGGACATCTGAAATTACCGTAAAGAATAAAGAGCTTGAAAGTGTTGTTTTAGAATTAAAGCAGATAAGTCGTGAGAAGGAGCTCATCCTTAATTCGGCTGGTGATGGGATTTTTGGCTTAGACCTCAATAAAAATATAACGTTCTGTAATCCGGCTGGGGCTTCCATGCTGGGTTATGAAAATAGAGAAGAATTGATTGGGAAATCGGCTCAACTTATATATAATGAATCGGATATAAGTGCTTCAAAAAGTCCTGACAAGGTTGGGATAAACGGCTATGAAGAAGGAACCTTTATTAGAAAAGACTCGACCCAATTTCCGGTTGAATATGTGACGACGTCTATTATGGAAAGCTCTGAAGTCGTCGGATATGTTGTAACTTTTAAGGATATTACTGAACGGAAACAAATGGAGGAAGAAATTAAATACCATGCTTATTTTGATAGTTTGACAGACTTACCTAATCGGGTCCTCTTGAACGATCGTCTGGACCAAGGTATTACCAACGCCAAACAGCATGGTGAAAAATTAGCCGTCCTTTATTTAGATTTGGATCGATTTAAATTTATTAACGATACTTTAGGACATAGCTACGGAGATCTTCTCTTGCAGTATGTTGCCAAACGCCTTAATCATTGTGTTCCACAAGGCGCAACCGTATCAAGGCAAGGCGGGGATGAGTTCACGATCTTTCTTCCAAATATAAGAATGCATAGCGAAGTCGTTAAGGTTGTGAATTTAGTCATTGATTCCTTCTCTCAGCCTTTTAAACTCAAAGAACATGAGATCTTTATTAAAACGAGTATTGGAATCAGTCTCTTTCCAGATAATGGCGATAATGCTGAAACCTTAATTAAAAATGCGGATACCGCTATGTATAAATCCAAGGAAATAGCAGGGAATAGCTACCATTTCTTTAGTGAAGGGTTAGACACGCGTTCTTTTGAAAGTATTAAGTTAGAAAATGCTTTATATAAAGCATTAGATCAGGAAGAGTTAGTTCTTTATTATCAGCCGCAAATCAATTATAAAACTGGACAACTGGTCGGAGTCGAAGCGTTATTGAGATGGAATCATCCGACTGAAGGGATGATTTCACCTGAGAAGTTCATTCCAATTGCAGAAGAAACGGGCCTTATTGTGTCAATGGGTGAATGGGTACTTAGACAGGCTTGTCACCAACTGAAAAAATGGCATGAGAAAGGCTACACAAAAATAACGATGGCTGTTAATTTATCAGTTCGTCAATTCGAGCAGAATAATTTGTTTGATATCGTGAAGGATGTACTAAAGGAAACGAATTTATCTCCTGAGTATTTGCATTTGGAACTTACAGAAAACTTGATTATAAAAAATACAGAGCTAACCCTTAAAACGATGAATGAGCTTAAGGGTCTAGGTACTAGCATGGCTATTGATGATTTTGGGACAGGTTATTCTTCACTAGGCTATTTAAAGAATCTCCCAATTAAAACATTAAAAATCGATAAATCGTTTATTAGTGACATGACGAAAGATGATGAAGCCATTACCAACACGATTATTACTTTGGCGCGGAATCTAGACCTTAACGTAATTGCTGAAGGTGTCGAGACCAAGGAGCAAGCCAAATTCCTTATTGAGCGAGGCTGTTATATGATGCAAGGCTATTACTTCAGTCCGCCAATGGATGCCGGCAAGATCGTTAAGGTTTATTTAGATAAATAA
- a CDS encoding thiamine pyrophosphate-binding protein: MKAARAALEFLKKNNVKYIFGIPAGSVNALFDELYEMPELTPIVTKHEGAASYMAAAYAKYSNGMSVCIGSSGPGGTNLVTGAANAMREHLPVLFITGGVPVTTIGLNASQELDAEPIFRSVTKYSVTVTDSKELLNEVVKATNIAISGVPGPVHIAMSLDVQHEEVGNVPIPEAPVRLPIMPNLDLIKDVARELSEKKSGIVFVGQGIRNSVDLVLELAQLLNWPILTTPQAKGYIPEKHPLLTGVFGFAGHDSASSLISEGEGEALLILGSSLGETATNNYNPSLTKDRLTVQFDFDEDVFNRKYEIDYPVLGDLNLSLMYLIEELKALGVSNEEPEIIEHRDHKSEDLSEFNTKNVLHSLQQYLPKSTRYTVDIGEFMSYVIHYMNVLDDDSFNINVHFGAMGSGIGSAIGAKLAEPERPVVCITGDGCFFMHGMELLTAKEYQLPILFVVMNNARLGMVYHGHALQFHRTHESFEQEPIDISAMAKAMNIPSYRVEDFEDLNTDALCELMNSNGPALLEIALVDNNIPPMGDRVKFLSSFGK; the protein is encoded by the coding sequence ATGAAAGCAGCTAGGGCAGCATTGGAATTTTTAAAGAAGAATAACGTCAAGTATATTTTTGGTATCCCAGCTGGTTCTGTTAATGCTTTATTTGATGAACTTTACGAGATGCCGGAATTGACACCTATTGTTACTAAGCATGAGGGAGCTGCCTCTTATATGGCGGCAGCTTATGCCAAGTACTCCAATGGCATGAGTGTATGTATAGGAAGCAGCGGGCCAGGGGGAACGAATTTAGTGACGGGTGCAGCCAATGCAATGAGAGAGCATTTACCTGTTCTGTTTATCACAGGAGGCGTTCCGGTCACTACCATTGGGTTAAATGCCTCACAAGAATTGGACGCAGAACCTATTTTTCGATCTGTAACCAAATATAGTGTAACTGTTACAGATTCAAAGGAATTGCTAAATGAAGTCGTTAAAGCGACGAATATCGCGATTTCAGGAGTACCAGGGCCTGTCCACATTGCGATGTCATTAGATGTTCAACACGAAGAAGTGGGAAATGTTCCTATACCAGAGGCTCCTGTCCGATTACCGATCATGCCTAATTTAGATTTAATTAAGGATGTCGCTCGTGAACTTTCAGAAAAGAAATCAGGAATTGTGTTTGTCGGTCAAGGGATAAGAAATTCGGTGGATCTCGTTCTTGAGTTAGCTCAGCTACTCAATTGGCCTATTCTGACAACACCACAGGCAAAAGGCTATATTCCTGAGAAGCATCCGCTGCTCACAGGGGTCTTTGGGTTTGCGGGTCACGATTCAGCATCAAGCCTTATTTCAGAAGGTGAAGGAGAGGCGCTTTTAATCCTCGGTTCAAGTTTAGGTGAAACGGCAACCAATAACTATAATCCGAGCCTTACTAAAGACAGATTGACGGTTCAATTTGATTTTGATGAAGACGTGTTCAATAGGAAATATGAAATTGATTACCCTGTATTAGGCGATCTTAATTTGAGTCTGATGTACCTCATAGAAGAGTTAAAAGCATTAGGTGTTTCCAATGAAGAACCGGAAATTATAGAGCATCGCGATCATAAGTCAGAAGATCTATCAGAATTCAATACGAAGAATGTCTTGCATTCTCTTCAACAATACTTGCCGAAGTCGACCCGATATACTGTTGATATAGGCGAATTTATGTCTTATGTTATTCATTATATGAATGTATTGGATGATGATTCGTTTAATATCAACGTCCATTTCGGGGCAATGGGGAGCGGGATTGGTTCTGCAATAGGGGCTAAACTAGCTGAACCTGAGCGTCCTGTTGTTTGCATAACTGGGGATGGATGTTTCTTCATGCATGGGATGGAGCTGCTAACTGCAAAAGAATATCAGTTGCCAATCTTGTTCGTTGTCATGAATAATGCTCGATTAGGTATGGTGTATCATGGTCACGCTCTTCAATTCCATCGCACACATGAATCCTTTGAGCAAGAACCGATTGATATTTCAGCAATGGCTAAAGCGATGAACATTCCAAGCTATCGTGTGGAAGATTTTGAAGATCTAAATACGGACGCTCTCTGTGAATTAATGAATTCAAACGGGCCAGCTCTATTAGAAATTGCGTTAGTGGATAACAATATTCCGCCTATGGGAGACCGTGTCAAATTCTTGTCTTCTTTCGGTAAATAA
- a CDS encoding MarR family transcriptional regulator: protein MRHEIMEEYIALIPNVFRSFSELNEKADELSHLQKHVIEFIYMQKRAINIKDISAGLQIAKQQLTGLVKELEKKGYLTKVTDPKDKRAIQVTLTPAGREVEESKWKAIYQKLEKKLEKLNAEEQMDLRYALHKVNVLLTKVEE from the coding sequence ATGCGTCACGAAATTATGGAAGAATATATCGCTTTGATTCCGAATGTATTTCGTAGTTTTAGCGAATTAAACGAAAAAGCGGATGAGTTGTCCCATTTGCAAAAGCATGTTATTGAATTTATCTATATGCAAAAGCGAGCGATAAATATTAAAGATATCAGTGCTGGCTTACAGATAGCCAAACAGCAACTGACCGGTCTTGTAAAGGAGCTTGAGAAAAAGGGCTATTTGACAAAAGTAACCGATCCTAAGGATAAAAGGGCGATTCAAGTTACTTTGACGCCTGCCGGGAGGGAAGTTGAAGAATCCAAATGGAAAGCCATTTATCAAAAATTAGAGAAGAAGTTAGAAAAGTTAAATGCAGAAGAACAAATGGATTTACGCTATGCTTTGCACAAAGTTAATGTACTCCTAACGAAGGTGGAAGAATGA
- a CDS encoding class I SAM-dependent methyltransferase → MYQKSDSSYKIHLEKEQETLLITLYAKALDNRQKRSILNDDKAEEMMQKIVYPFEKLGNMGNDLMVIRAKQMDTWTNDFLKNHSSAIVLNLGCGLDTRVTRINPQSRILWYDVDYPEVIDVRKLFYSNDDEYTMIASSIMESYWLESIPNDKPVLIIAEGVLEYLTESDVTLLFSRLTHHFSSGQIIFDCMNAFAVRSGKDDLKESTGAEHKWTVDKIKDIDQLNEKMTRVNAISLFDSKYVRKLPFKKRTIYRMMSLFPSFKNMIRLLSYKF, encoded by the coding sequence ATGTACCAAAAATCTGATTCAAGCTATAAGATCCATTTGGAAAAAGAACAGGAAACGCTTTTGATCACCCTATACGCCAAAGCGTTGGACAATAGGCAAAAGCGTTCAATTCTTAATGATGACAAAGCAGAAGAGATGATGCAGAAAATTGTCTATCCGTTTGAAAAATTAGGGAACATGGGTAATGATTTGATGGTTATTCGGGCCAAGCAAATGGATACATGGACGAATGACTTTCTAAAGAATCATTCATCAGCCATCGTTCTCAATCTTGGCTGCGGACTCGATACGAGAGTCACAAGGATTAACCCGCAATCTAGAATTTTATGGTATGACGTGGATTACCCGGAAGTGATTGACGTTCGGAAGCTTTTTTATTCAAATGATGACGAGTACACCATGATTGCCTCTTCTATAATGGAGAGCTATTGGTTAGAAAGCATTCCAAATGACAAACCGGTCCTTATCATAGCGGAAGGCGTGCTGGAATACTTGACAGAGAGCGATGTGACCTTACTTTTCAGTCGCCTAACCCATCATTTTTCGAGTGGGCAAATCATTTTTGATTGTATGAATGCTTTTGCCGTCCGTTCCGGTAAAGACGATTTAAAGGAGTCGACAGGGGCCGAGCACAAATGGACAGTTGATAAGATAAAGGACATAGATCAATTGAATGAGAAGATGACTAGAGTAAACGCGATCTCCCTATTTGATTCAAAATATGTACGCAAGCTTCCCTTTAAGAAACGTACAATTTACAGGATGATGTCTCTTTTTCCAAGCTTTAAAAACATGATTCGATTACTTTCTTATAAATTTTAA
- a CDS encoding YoaK family protein, whose amino-acid sequence MKKMETVLAILLTMTSGCSDAIGFLALGEVLTAAMTGNTVFLGLSLVHAGGLKPLGYLVALLGFMLGVAVGAILLRKRQRVTGLHPIVTSAICLELVAFILFGILVTCGVIQNHLLLIIILTFAMGVQGITARRIGVNGVPTTVITSTTTGLIESLIWNLYNVAAHKGKRVDANAPTSLVPSSSIFIWLIDIIIYGIGAAICGAVVLKWHLEAIWLPTALVFVVVLSSLFFQLQVGQKKRKKPTNTISL is encoded by the coding sequence ATGAAAAAAATGGAAACTGTCCTGGCTATTTTACTTACCATGACATCCGGGTGTTCAGATGCTATAGGCTTCCTCGCACTTGGTGAAGTTTTAACTGCAGCCATGACCGGCAATACCGTTTTCCTCGGGTTATCACTTGTACATGCAGGTGGATTGAAGCCGTTAGGATATCTAGTGGCCTTATTGGGGTTCATGCTTGGTGTCGCTGTTGGAGCAATACTATTAAGAAAAAGACAACGTGTAACAGGATTGCACCCTATTGTCACTTCTGCTATTTGTCTTGAATTAGTTGCCTTTATCCTGTTTGGTATCCTTGTTACATGCGGAGTTATTCAAAACCATCTATTATTAATCATCATTCTTACTTTTGCAATGGGTGTACAAGGCATTACGGCAAGAAGAATTGGGGTAAATGGTGTCCCGACAACTGTTATCACGAGCACCACTACCGGTTTGATCGAGTCGTTAATTTGGAATCTCTATAATGTTGCTGCACATAAAGGAAAAAGAGTTGATGCGAACGCACCGACTTCATTAGTTCCGTCCAGTTCAATTTTTATTTGGCTAATTGACATTATCATCTATGGAATTGGTGCGGCAATTTGTGGTGCAGTCGTACTAAAATGGCATCTGGAGGCAATATGGTTGCCTACTGCTCTTGTTTTTGTCGTGGTCCTATCCTCCCTTTTTTTTCAACTCCAAGTTGGACAAAAGAAGAGAAAAAAACCAACTAACACCATAAGCCTTTAA